The Candidatus Deferrimicrobiaceae bacterium region GCAAGACGACGACGCTCCACTCGCTCATCGGATCGATCAACACCCCCGCGCGGAAGATCTGGACGGCGGAGGATCCGGTCGAAATCACGCAGCGGGGGCTGCGCCAGGTCCAGGTCAAGCCCCGGATCGGATTCGACTTCGCCACCGCGCTCCGCGCCTTCCTCCGAGCCGATCCCGACGTCATCATGGTGGGCGAGATGCGCGACCAGGAGACGGCCACGATGGCCGTCGAGGCGTCGCTCACCGGCCATCTCGTATTCTCGACGCTTCACACCAACAGCGCGCCGGAGACCGTCACCCGCATGGTCGACATGGGGCTCGACCGGTTCACCTTTTCCGATGCGATCCTGGGCGTGCTCGCCCAGCGGCTGGCGCGGAGGCTATGCGTCGAGTGTCGCCAGTCGTATGACGCCACCCTGGCGGAACGCGAGGAGATGGAGACGCTGTTCGGGTCGGACGAACTGGACCAGGCGCTCGACGGGCGCCCGCTCCGCCTCCATCGCGCAACGGGCTGCCCGAAGTGCGAGGGGCGCGGGTACAAGGGACGGCTCGGCCTCTATGAACTGCTGGTGGCCGACGATGCCATCCGCCAGGCGATCCAGAAGAAGGTCCCCGCCGACCAGATCCGCACCCTGGCCGTCGCCGGCGGGATGCGAACCCTCCTGCAGGACGGGATCGGGAAGTGCCTCAAGGGGTTGACGGACATGCGGCAGGTGCTCGCCGTCTGCAACCGCTGACGGGCACCGGCACGCCGTTCGGGTCCCGGCGCTTTAAGCGTCTCCGGCGGAGGCCCCCTGCACTCCGGAAGCAGAGGGCATCCGTCGTTGAACCCCGGCATCCCGTGCGTTAACCTGAGGCATGAATGCGCCGCAGAAAACCATCTTCGCAGCGGCCCTCCTCGGGCTTCTGATCGCCGGCGCTCTTCCCGCCTTCGCAGGGCGGCCGGCTTGCCCGGAGCACTATTTCCAGGGGATCTCCCCCGACATCACCAATCCGAAGATGATGAAGGATTTCCGGGAGCTCTGCTTCGACGGCTTCGGCGTCATGCATTCGGGCATCACGCGCACGCCCCTGTGGTCCGCGGAGCACCTGACGCGCGACGCCCTGTCGTCCGCCGAAGGACTGGTGCGGGTCAACAGCTTCCACCCGGAGGGGAGATTGCCTGCGGGAAGCCGCGCCGAACTGCGGGATTACGCCCGATCGGGATACGACCGCGGGCACATGGCCCCGAACGGCGACATGCCCGACAAGCCGTCGCAGCACGAGAGCTTCTCCCTCGCCAACATCGTCCCCCAGGATCCGGAATCCAACCGCGGCATCTGGCAGAAGATCGAGTCGTCCGTGCGGACCCTCGCAAAAAAACGCGGAGAGCTGTTCGTCCTCACTGGCCCGTTGTTCCGAGGCGCCCAACTGAAAAGGATCGGAGAACGCGTGATGGTCCCGTCGCACCTCTACAAGATCGTTTTGGACCCGAAAAACGGGCGGGCAGGGGCCTATCTCGTCGAGAACGCCCCGACCTCCGAATACGCGACGATGAGCATCGCGGAGCTGGAGTCGATCGCCGGGATCGATTTCTTTCCCGGTATGCCGGCATCCGTCAAGAAGGCGAAGCCGGACCTTCCGAAACCGTCTCGAAACCGTGGCCGCGGCCGGAAGCGGGCCCCGCCGGATGACGATCCGGATGCCTTGGTTCGTGGACTGAAGTCGCTGTTCCGATAGAAGGAGGGAAAACCGATGGGTACGAAATTCGAACCATTTGCGAATGAATCGGACGCGGTCGGCATCGGGGAGTTGAACGTCGAGAACCGGGTGGATCGCGTCTCCATCTTCGGCTCCGTCGACATCACCTGCGACAAGGAAGGGTTGGCCAACATCCGGATCCTGAAGGAGATCGTCGACGCGACCGCGAAGGCGCTGGCGCAGCGGGAACTGCCTGACAAGGTGAAGGTGAAGCCGCCCGGGAAGGTGGATAACCCCTTCGCGTGATATCGAACCATTAGGCGGCACGGTTGTGGCAACGTTGCCCGGACCCCGTTCCCCGGAGGTTTTCCCATGCCGACCGCGTCCCTTCGAAGAATCGCCTGCGCTTCGATTCTTGTCCTGCTGTCGACCGTCGCCCTCGCAGCTCCCGACGCGCGGAAGCCGACGGAGCCCATCCCGTTCGATCCCTACAAGAACGAATCGGAGGTGATCGGCATCGGCCCCGATCTGACGATCGAGAACCGGCTCGACCGCGTGACGATGATCGGAAGCATCGATCTGACGCTCGACCAGGAAGGAATCCGAAAGGCCGAGGCGCTGCGGATGCTGCTCGACCGGGTGTGCCGGGCGCTGCGCGAGCGGAAACCGCTCCCGCCAAAAGTCGTCACCGTTTCCCCGACCGCCATCGACAATCCGTTCGAGTAGTTCTTGGCGGGGGGCGGCCCGCCTCCCCGATTCAGGACTGCCGCAACCACGCAGCGGCGAACCGGTGCACCGCGATCCCGAGGACGTTACCGAGGAGCCCGAACGCGATGGCGCCCCAGTTGGGGGCGAAGGAGCGGAAGAAGATTCGCGGAAGAGGAAAGAGGATCGCCAGGATCGAGGAAATCAGGAATACCGGCAGATAGGTAAAGCGGGTCCGGAGAGACGGAAAGCGATCCATGATCCACTCGGAGAACGAGCAGGAGAAAACGCCAAGGAGAATCAGCGGGAGCGTCGCGTTCTCGAACGACCAGCGGTCGAACCAGGGCGAACGGATAAAGGCCTTCGCGTGGCCTTCGAGTTCACGGACGGAGCGGACCGGATCGAGGTCGACCGCGGAGACCAGAAGGATCAATGCGACCGCCCCCGCCGCGGCGGCCCCCGCGATGTTCCAGCCGAGGCCACGACGAAGCTCACCGGACGATACCGTCGCCCCGATCCGCTCGCAAACCGCGGCGGCGACCGCGCCCGAAAAGGCCCCAAGCGTGTTCGCGCCGACGTCCATGACCTGAGGGTAGCGGGTGGGAAGCCAGATCTGGAGCGTTTCGCACAGGAAACTCAGGAAAGCGGCGCCTGCGATGGCGACCGCGATTCTCGACATGGCTCCCCGTCTCTTCACCAGTCCCAGGAACAGCGCGGCCCCGAGCGGGAAGAAGAGCAGCAGGTTCTGCACCGCGTCGATGTACAGCGATTCGTGCTCCGGAACCGGCAGCAACGCCAGGTCGACCTTCCCCATCCGCATGGCCGTGAACCCCGCATCGAAGCGGAAATCAAACGGACGAAGCGTCGCGATCAGGATGAGGACAACGATCGCCGCAGGCAGGATCGGGCGCCAGTTGAAAAAGGTACGGGACATTCCCGGATCATAACCGGGAGCCGGCAGGCTTTCGAGCGAAATGACGACGGCCCCCTTCCCGTATCGGAAAGAGGGCCGCGTTTTCGTACCTTAACGGGCGGACGAGCCGCTCGGGAACGAGCCTACAGGTACTTCTCCGCCAGCACTTCGGCGATCTGCACCGCATTGAGCGCCGCCCCTTTTCGGAGCTGGTCGCCGCACACCCACAGATTGAGCGTGTTCTCGGCCGACTCGTCGTCGCGGATGCGCCCGACGTAGCAGTCGTCCTTGCCCGCGGCAAAGAGCGGCATCGGGTAGACGCCGTTCTTCGGGTCGTCCATCACCTGGCAGCCGGGGAACGCCGCGATCAGCTCGCGCGCCTTCTCGGGCGTGATCTTCTTCTCGAACTGGGCGTTGATCGCGATGGAGTGCGCAGTAAGCACCGGAACGCGCACCGTGGTGCAGGTGACGCGCAGGCCGGGCAGCCCCATGATCTTGCGCCCCTCGTTGGTCATCTTCATCTCTTCCTTCGTGTAGCCGTTGTCGAGGAAGGAATCGATGTGCGGGATGACGTTGAACAGGATCTGGTGCTTGAACGCCGCGACTTCCATCGTCTCGCCCTTGGCGAATGCGTGCGCCTGCGCGACCAGCTCGGCCATCGCCTTGGCGCCCGCGCCCGAGGTGGCCTGGTAGGAGGACGCCACGACGCGCTTCAAGGTGCCGAAATCATGCAGGGGTTTCAGCGGCATGATCGAAATGATGGTGGTGCAGTTCGGGTTCGCGATGATCCCGCGCTGCTTGTACTGCGCGATCGCCTCGGGATTGATCTCGGGAACGACGAGCGGCACGTCGGCATCCATCCGGAACGCGGACGAGTTGTCGACGACCACCGCGCCCGCCTCCCACGCCGGCCCGGCGAACTCCTTGCTGCGCGAGGCGCCCGCCGAGAAGAGGGCGATGTCGATGCCCTTGAATGCGTCCTTGGTCAGCAGCTCGCACGGGATCTCTTCGCCCTTGAACTTGAGCTTCTTGCCGACCGACCGCTCGGACGCGAGCAGCCGGAGGTTCCTGATCGGGAAGTTGCGCTCCGCGAGGATGCTGAGGAACACGTCCCCGACCGCGCCGGTCGCGCCTGCGATGGCCACGTTGAACTGTTTCTTGCTCATTTTCCTGGTCACCTCACCGAGTTGATGATTGCCTGACGGACCTTCTCGCCCATCTCTCTCGTGCCGACCTTCGTGATGCCGGGGCCTTCGCGGAAGATATCGCCGGTACGCCAGCCGTCGGTCAGCACCTTCTCGACCGCGCGTTCGATCAGCGCGGCCTCGTTCGGCATGTCGAACGAATAATTCAGCATCATGGCCATGGACAGGATGGTGGCCAGCGGGTTCGCAAGCCCCTTGCCCGCGATATCGGGGGCGCTGCCGTGGATCGGCTCGTACATGCCGACCCGGCCGCCGAGCGACGCCGACGGCAGCATGCCGATCGAGCCGGTGATCATCGACGCCTCGTCGGTCAGGATGTCTCCGAACAGGTTAGTCGTGAGGATGACGTCGAACTGGCGCGGGGAGCGGATGAGCTGCATCGCGCAGTTATCGACCAGCATGTGGACCAGCGTGACGTCGGCGTAGTCCTTTGCATGCACCTCGGAGACAACCTTGCGCCACAGCTCGGTTGCCTCGAGCACATTGGCCTTGTCGACGGAGGTGACGTGGTTGCGACGCTTCCGGGCCAGGTCGAACGCCATTCGCGCCGCCCGCTCGATCTCGGGACGGGTGTAGATCTCGGTGTTGATGCCGGTCTCGACGCCGTCGATCATGGAGACGCCGCGCGGCTCGCCGAAGTAGATGCCGCCGGTCAGCTCGCGCAGCACCATGAGGTCGATCCCCTCGACCAGCTCGCGCCGCAGCGGCGACGCGTCGAGCAGCGGGGCGAAGACCTTGGCCGGGCGGATATTGGCGAACAGCCCGAGATTCTTGCGGAGGCCGAGCAGCGCCCGCTCGGGGCGGACGGCGAACGGCAGGCCGTCCCACTTGGGACCGCCGACCGCGCCCAGAATGACCGCATCCGACGCCTCGGCCAGCGCCATCGCCTTGTCGGTCATCGGCACGCCGTGGGCGTCGTAGGAGCAGCCGCCCAACAGCTCGGACTCGGTCGAAAACAGCTTCTTGCCGGCGACCGACTCGATCGTCTCGAGCACCGCAAGCCCCTCGGCCACGACCTCGGGGCCGATCCCGTCACCCGGAAACACGCAAAGTTTCTTCATCTCGATCAGGCTCCCTTCTTCAGTCGCGCAGCCGTCCAGTTGAGCAGGCCGCCCGTCGCGATCAGCTCCTGCATGAAGGCCGGGATCGGGACGATGGCGTATTCCTTGCCCTTGGTCGCGTTGCGCAGGATGCCCTTCTCGGTATCGAGCGACAGGGCGTCGCCGGCCTCTATCTCGTCGACCGCCTGCGGCGCCTCGAAGATCGGCAGACCCATGTTGAACGAGTTGCGGTAGAAGATGCGGGCGAACGACCTGGCGATGACCGCCGACGCGCCCGACGCCTTGATCGAGATCGGGGCGTGCTCGCGCGACGAGCCGCATCCGAAGTTCTTGCCGGCGACGATGAAGTCGCCGGGCTGAACGCCCTTCGCGTACGACTTGTCGATATCTTCCATGCAGTGCGACGCCAGCTCCTTCGGGTCGGAGCTGTTGAGGTACCGCGCCGGGATGATCACGTCGGTGTCGACGTCGTTCCCGTATTTCCAGGCCTTCCCTTTCAGTTCCATATCGCCATCGCCCCCTCGCAAATATTTCGTTTCATTGTGAAGCGGATGCCCCTCTATTCCTTCGTTCCGGGGAGGGGGGCCGTTCACTCCGTAGTCAGCCGCAACACTTCTATCCATCGGCACTTCGCTCAGACCCACCCGCCACTTCGCTACGGATGCAGCGGGCATCCGCCGTTGCCGTCATGACGGAGCCGTCGCACTTCCCGGCCGGCGCAGCGGCTCGGGGTGCCCTTGGCGGGGGCGTGTGCCCCGAGCGTTCTGGGGCGCCAGGGATGGCGCCGCGAGCCTGGGCACCCGAGGCGCAGGACGGGAATGGATACCCGGACAAGCCGTCCCCCGCCAAGGGTACCCCGCGACGCGGAGTGGGCCGCGCCGTGCGTCTACCCGCTTACAGCTCGTCGGGGCCGCCGATGTGGCCCAACACCGCCGACGCGGCGGCGATCACCGGATTGGCGAGGTAGACCTCGCTCTCGGGATGCCCCATCCGGCCGACGAAGTTGCGGTTGGTGGTCGCGATCGCGCGCTCGCCCTTGGCCAGAATGCCCATGTGGCCGCCCAGGCAAGGGCCGCAGGTCGGCGTCGAGAAGACCGCGCCCGCGTTGACGAAGATGTCGACCAGCCCTTCGTGGAACGCCTGAAGGTAGATCTTCTGCGTACCGGGGAAGATGAGCATCCGGACGCCGTCGGCGACCTTGCGGCCCTTCATCACCTCGGCGGCGGCGCGCAGGTCTTCGATCCGGCCGTTGGTGCACGACCCGACAACCACCTGGTCGATCCGGACGTTGCCGACCTTGGACAGCGGCCGCGTGTTCTCGGGCAGGTGCGGGAAGGCGATCTGCGGCTCGAGCGTCGACAGGTCGACGGTCATCTCGGCGGCGTATTTCGCGTCGGGATCGACCGTCTCGACGATGTACTTCTTCCCCTTGGCGTGCGCGTCGGCGTATTCCTTCGTGATCGCGTCGAACGGGAAGATGCCGTTCTTGGCGCCCGCCTCGATCGCCATGTTGGAGATCGTGAAGCGCCACGCCATCGGCAGGTACTGCAAGCCGTCGCCCGCATATTCCATCGCCTGGTAGAGCGCGCCGTCGACGCCGATCTTCCCGATGATGTAGAGGATGATGTCCTTGCCCTGGACGCCCTTCGCCGGCTTGCCCACGAGGTTGATCTTGAGCGTCTCGGGCACCTTGAGCCAGACCTCGCCCGACACCATCGCCGCGCCCAGGTCGGTGCTGCCCACGCCGGTCGAGACCGCGCACAGGGCGCCGTAGGTGCAGGTGTGGCTGTCGGCGCCGATCACCAGGTCGCCGGGGACCACCAGCCCCTCGTCGGGCAGCAGGACGTGCTCGATCCCCATCCGGCCGACCTCGAAGTAGTTGACGATGCCGAACTCCTGTGCGAACTCGCGCATCAGCTTGACCTGCTCGGCCGACTTGATGTCCTTGTTCGGCGCGAAGTGGTCGGGGACCAGCGCGATCTTCGCCTTGTCGAACACTTCCTTGACACCCACCTGCCGGACCGCGTCGATCGCGATCGGGGCGGTCACGTCGTTGGCCAGCGCCAGGTCGACCTTGGCCAGGATCAGCTCGCCGGCCGTCACTTTTATTTTTCCCGCGTGGCGGGCGAGAACCTTTTCAGTCAGCGTCATGCCCATCTTCGTTCCCTTTCTCGTTATCATCCGTATTTTTCGTGCGGCCCCGCCGCATGGCGCCGATCAATTCGCCGACCGGCCCGGAGATGATGTAGCCGGTGATGGCGAAGAAGATCATGATCTGCGGCTCGGAGAAAAGCAGCAGCGTCCCGAAGATGAACACGACCAGCGTGTTGAACGGCCGCTTCAGGAACGGGTCGAGATCCTTGAAGCTGTTGAATTTCACCGTGCTGACCATCAGGAACGCCAAAATGTAGATGGCCAGCAGCACCACGAAGGGCCGGTAGGCGTCCATGGCCGCCGAGACGCCGGACAGCCACCCCAGAATATCTGAGCGCGATCCCCCGCTCTCGATCTCGATGTGCTGCAGGTAGGTGATGAAGAGGATGCACGACGCCACGAAGGTGGCGGCCGCCGGGATCGGCAGCCCGTTGAACTTCCCCTTCTCGACCGTGTTGACCTGCACGTTGAAGCGCGCCAGCCGCAGCGCCCCGCACACGAGGAACAGGAACGCCGCGAGCCAGCCCCACCGGTCGAACGGCGACAGCGCCCACCCGTAGACCAGGAACGCCGGCGCGACGCCGAAGGAAACCAGGTCGGCGAGCGAATCGTACTCGACGCCGAACCGGGTGGTCGTATGCGTCATGCGCGCCACGCGGCCGTCGAGGCCGTCGAGCACCACGCCCGCGATGATGGCGAAGGCCGCATGTTCGTACCGCCCGAAATGGGTCTGGA contains the following coding sequences:
- the leuC gene encoding 3-isopropylmalate dehydratase large subunit; translated protein: MTLTEKVLARHAGKIKVTAGELILAKVDLALANDVTAPIAIDAVRQVGVKEVFDKAKIALVPDHFAPNKDIKSAEQVKLMREFAQEFGIVNYFEVGRMGIEHVLLPDEGLVVPGDLVIGADSHTCTYGALCAVSTGVGSTDLGAAMVSGEVWLKVPETLKINLVGKPAKGVQGKDIILYIIGKIGVDGALYQAMEYAGDGLQYLPMAWRFTISNMAIEAGAKNGIFPFDAITKEYADAHAKGKKYIVETVDPDAKYAAEMTVDLSTLEPQIAFPHLPENTRPLSKVGNVRIDQVVVGSCTNGRIEDLRAAAEVMKGRKVADGVRMLIFPGTQKIYLQAFHEGLVDIFVNAGAVFSTPTCGPCLGGHMGILAKGERAIATTNRNFVGRMGHPESEVYLANPVIAAASAVLGHIGGPDEL
- a CDS encoding VanZ family protein, which codes for MSRTFFNWRPILPAAIVVLILIATLRPFDFRFDAGFTAMRMGKVDLALLPVPEHESLYIDAVQNLLLFFPLGAALFLGLVKRRGAMSRIAVAIAGAAFLSFLCETLQIWLPTRYPQVMDVGANTLGAFSGAVAAAVCERIGATVSSGELRRGLGWNIAGAAAAGAVALILLVSAVDLDPVRSVRELEGHAKAFIRSPWFDRWSFENATLPLILLGVFSCSFSEWIMDRFPSLRTRFTYLPVFLISSILAILFPLPRIFFRSFAPNWGAIAFGLLGNVLGIAVHRFAAAWLRQS
- a CDS encoding DNA/RNA non-specific endonuclease, producing MNAPQKTIFAAALLGLLIAGALPAFAGRPACPEHYFQGISPDITNPKMMKDFRELCFDGFGVMHSGITRTPLWSAEHLTRDALSSAEGLVRVNSFHPEGRLPAGSRAELRDYARSGYDRGHMAPNGDMPDKPSQHESFSLANIVPQDPESNRGIWQKIESSVRTLAKKRGELFVLTGPLFRGAQLKRIGERVMVPSHLYKIVLDPKNGRAGAYLVENAPTSEYATMSIAELESIAGIDFFPGMPASVKKAKPDLPKPSRNRGRGRKRAPPDDDPDALVRGLKSLFR
- the leuB gene encoding 3-isopropylmalate dehydrogenase encodes the protein MKKLCVFPGDGIGPEVVAEGLAVLETIESVAGKKLFSTESELLGGCSYDAHGVPMTDKAMALAEASDAVILGAVGGPKWDGLPFAVRPERALLGLRKNLGLFANIRPAKVFAPLLDASPLRRELVEGIDLMVLRELTGGIYFGEPRGVSMIDGVETGINTEIYTRPEIERAARMAFDLARKRRNHVTSVDKANVLEATELWRKVVSEVHAKDYADVTLVHMLVDNCAMQLIRSPRQFDVILTTNLFGDILTDEASMITGSIGMLPSASLGGRVGMYEPIHGSAPDIAGKGLANPLATILSMAMMLNYSFDMPNEAALIERAVEKVLTDGWRTGDIFREGPGITKVGTREMGEKVRQAIINSVR
- the pssA gene encoding CDP-diacylglycerol--serine O-phosphatidyltransferase, which translates into the protein MSRRHRAGDSLRKGVYVLPNLITSGSLFAGFYSIVQTHFGRYEHAAFAIIAGVVLDGLDGRVARMTHTTTRFGVEYDSLADLVSFGVAPAFLVYGWALSPFDRWGWLAAFLFLVCGALRLARFNVQVNTVEKGKFNGLPIPAAATFVASCILFITYLQHIEIESGGSRSDILGWLSGVSAAMDAYRPFVVLLAIYILAFLMVSTVKFNSFKDLDPFLKRPFNTLVVFIFGTLLLFSEPQIMIFFAITGYIISGPVGELIGAMRRGRTKNTDDNEKGNEDGHDAD
- a CDS encoding 3-isopropylmalate dehydratase small subunit, producing the protein MELKGKAWKYGNDVDTDVIIPARYLNSSDPKELASHCMEDIDKSYAKGVQPGDFIVAGKNFGCGSSREHAPISIKASGASAVIARSFARIFYRNSFNMGLPIFEAPQAVDEIEAGDALSLDTEKGILRNATKGKEYAIVPIPAFMQELIATGGLLNWTAARLKKGA
- a CDS encoding aspartate-semialdehyde dehydrogenase; protein product: MSKKQFNVAIAGATGAVGDVFLSILAERNFPIRNLRLLASERSVGKKLKFKGEEIPCELLTKDAFKGIDIALFSAGASRSKEFAGPAWEAGAVVVDNSSAFRMDADVPLVVPEINPEAIAQYKQRGIIANPNCTTIISIMPLKPLHDFGTLKRVVASSYQATSGAGAKAMAELVAQAHAFAKGETMEVAAFKHQILFNVIPHIDSFLDNGYTKEEMKMTNEGRKIMGLPGLRVTCTTVRVPVLTAHSIAINAQFEKKITPEKARELIAAFPGCQVMDDPKNGVYPMPLFAAGKDDCYVGRIRDDESAENTLNLWVCGDQLRKGAALNAVQIAEVLAEKYL